A segment of the Candidatus Delongbacteria bacterium genome:
TTGGTGCGGAGGCGCCGTGTGATGAATTGTGCGCGGTGCCCCTGGCGGGGCGCATGCAATGGGTTCCCGTTCGCGCGGGAATGATGGGCAGTGGAGGGGGATGAGGTTTGTGGTGTTGCCCTCGGGGATCCCCGCTTCCGCAGGGATGACAGCGGTTAGGAACCCCTGTCGCGTTCACTTCACCGTATGAAACCACACCTTCGTGATCAGGCCCTGCTGAACTTCGTAGATCGCGAAGACTTCGCTGGGCTCGGGGCGCAGGCCGAGCACGCGTTCGTGATCGATGACCTTGTTGCCGCTGGAGAGGCGGCCCAGCAGCTCGGCATGATGGTCGGGCACGGTGAAGACCTGGGTGCCATAGCGCTCGGCGATGGCGGCCTTGCCCACCATCGACGGTTCGCGTTCGGGCATGCGGAAAAGTTCGGCCTGATCGTGGTAGCAGGCCAGAAAGGCCGGCAGATCGTGGGCGTTGTAGGCGTCCAGCTGGTGCTGCACGAGAGTGGCGGGTGTCACGGAGGCCTCCGGGAGAACGGGCGTGCTTGGGATTCAACTGTGGTTCACGCTGTGGGGTGAACTCAGCTTATCGGCGAACTCGGGTCCCGATCCAGCAGGCGCCAGTCAAGTTCCTGCTTTGCCAGAAAGGCCTCGACTCCGCGCTTGCAGCTGGCGCTCTGGCGCAGGCGCACGTTGTCTTCCAGGGCCAGTTCCATGGCGGAGCGCAGTTCCAGCCCGCTGATCCGGCGCAGCAGCGACTTGGTGGCGGCCAGCGAGTCGCGGCTGCACTGGCGGGCCAGGGCCTGGGCGCGGCTGCCGGCCAGGGCCAGCACGGCTCCCGGGTCGGCCAGCTCGTTGATCAGGCCCAGCTCCAGCGCGGTGCCGGCACTGACGATGCGTCCGCTGAGCAGCAGGTCGCGGGCCCGGGTCATGCCCACCCGTTCCACCAGCAGCGGGCTGACGATGGCCGGGATGAAGCCGATGCGGGTTTCGGTGTAGCCGAAGCGGGCCTTCTCGCGGTCGGCCAGAATCAGGTCGCAGGCGGTGGCCAGGCCGCAGCCACCCGCGATGGCGGGACCGTTCACCGCGGCGATCCAGGGCAGCGGAGATTCGCGGATCGCCAGCAGCAGTTCCAGCAGCGCGCGGCTGTCGGCGCGGTTCTCCTCCTCGCCGAAGCGGGCCAGACGGGCCAGATAGCCCAGATCCATCCCGGCGCAGAAGGCCTCACCTTCGCCGCTGAGAATCACCACGCGCAGCTCGGGATCCTGATTGAGCGTCGCCACCGTGTGAGTCAGTTCGGCGATCAACGTGTCGTCAATCGCGTTGCGCGTCGCGGGGCGGTTCAGGCGGATCAGCGCGATGCCCGCGTCGCTGTAAAGGGACAGCGTGTTCACTTGGCGGTCTCCGTCTGGGTGGCGGCCTGTTTCACCAGCTCGGTGATGCAGGTTTCCAGGCACTGGGTCAGGCGCTGGGGGAACTCCTCGTCGGGAATGCCCTGAATCACCTTGCCGCCGTCGGTTTCCTGGGTGTCTTTTTCGGTCCAGGCCAGGCGCACCTTGTCGCTGCCGGCGGCCAGCAGGGCCGGTGTGCCATCCGCGTTGCGGAAGCTCAGTTCCATGCCCGTGGTGAACTCCAGCTTGCTGCGGTAGGTCTTGGTCTCCTTGGTCCAGCGCGCCAGCCCCAGCCGGGCATCAATCAGGTATTCGGGCTCGGGGAAGGTGGGCGAGAGCAGTTCGCCCATGTCGGCCAGCTTGAACTCGCCGCCCGCCAGCGCCACGTCGGCGGCGTCGAAGGCCTTCTGCTGGCTGGCCGGGGGCAGCATCATGAACATGCCGCTGCCGGCCAGCTCGCGCTGCAGCCAGGCCAGCACCATGTCGTGATCCGGATCGTAGCCGTTCTCGACCTTGGGGCCGCCCACCGTCAGCTCGGCCAGCCGGGCGCGCGGCGCGGCCTGGCCGGGAGTCTCGGGCACCAGCAGCAAGTCGCCCTTGGCCGGCTTGGTGCTGCCGTCGGAGAGGGTGATCTTCGCCCGCGCTCCCTTGGCTGTGCCTTCCACGATTTCCACGATGCCGTAGACGCGCTTCCAGCTGCCCAGCGAATTGCCGGCGGCGTCGCTGATCTCGCGCTCGGGACGCGCCAGCTGCAGGCTGAGGCCCTGGGCCAGCTCGCCGCCTTCCACCAGGCGCAGGGTGCCGTCGGATTCCAGCTTGCTGACCGCCACCGGCTTGGTGCCCGGCTTGAACTGCTGTACCACAAGTTCGGCCGTCTCGCGCAGAGTGCGTTTGGCCAGATCACGCCAGGCTCCCACCAGATCGGTCTGCCGGTAGGACTCGTTCTGCTTCTCGAGCTGCTTGCCTTCGTGCGACACGCTGAAGAGGGTCTCGCGCGTGCGGCGGTCGTAGATTTCCAGCGCCACGCCCAGAGTCAGCGTGTTGCCCGTGTAGCCCAGACGCTGGCTCTTGTAGTTGATCGCGTGGGTGATCACGGCGCGGACCAGCAGGTCGGGAAAGGCGCGGTTGCCGATGATCTCGCTCTGTTTCACATCACCGAAGACGCTGAAGGCGGCCTGGGCATCGAAGAAGGCGGCCTTGAGGGCGTTGGTGCTGCCGCTGCCATCGGCCAGCAGGGGCGGCAGCAGGGGCAACGCGGCGCTCTCGGCCAGAGCGTCGTGCAGCCACTGGCCCATGGTGGCGTTGTCCACGTCGAAGGCCGGGTCGAGGGAGGCGGGATTCACGGTGGTCACACCGGACACGGCCAGACGCTGGCCACCGTTGGCCGAGGACGAATTGAGACCGTCCACCCGGATGCTGGCGCCCAGCGGCGGCAGCCCGCCCCCGGAGGAGGCCTGGATGCGCGCGCGGCTGAACTTCTCCTCACAATCGGTCAGTTTCAGCATCCAGTTGCCCTGCTCGCTGCGCAACTGCACCACCAGGCCGGGGTAGAAACCGAGTGTGCTGCCGCCATCGATGAAGACCATGTCCTCGCTCTCGGCAATGATCACCGAGGCGCTGGCACTGCTGGGCAGGTAGTCCTTGCCGATCTGGCCCACCAGGTGATCCAGACCCGCGCTGAGCGCTTCGGCGAAGGAATCGTGGCGGTAGCCGGCATCGATCTCGGTGGCGGTTTCCACGGGCACGCGGCTGGTCAGGCTGCGGCTGTAATACACCTGCCCCGACTGGATGTCGAAGAACTCGAGGCTGAGCCCGATCGAGAAGGTCCAGAGCTCCACGTCACCGAAGAACTTCTTGCGCGACACATCGGCCCGGCTGATGATGCCGCGCACGTACACGCGATTGCCCTTCTTGCTCAGGCTGCCCACGGAAGTGGCCGGATTCTCGATGAAACTGTCGTGCACGTTGTACTGGGGCAGGGCCTTGAGCAGGCTCACCAGCCGCACGCTTTCGCTTGCGGCCAGGTCCTTGCCGCCATTCACCAGAAAATCATCGTCGATCTCGGAGCCGTCGCCGATGAAGATCTTGGTGACCACGATCTCGGGTTTCTCCTGGGCTGCGGCCGTCAGCGCGGTGGAAAGCACGGGCAGCAGGCACAGCAGCAGAAGCAGAGAGGAGCGAAGCAGTTTCACATGAGCCTCAAAAAAAGCGCGGGAATCCATGGCAGATTCCCGCGCGGGTACGGTTCAATCGAAGGGCCGTTCCGGCGGAGCGCTGTGTCAGGGCAGATAGAAGTTCAGGTTGTTGCCGGTGGCACTGCGCAGGTCGATGTTCTCGAAACCGGGCAGATCCATCGCCATGGTCAGGATGGCGTCGGTCAGGTCATCCACCGTGCCGCCCTTGAAGGTGACCGCGATTTCCATGCGCTGCAGCTTCTCGTCCCAGAGCCGCTTGTTGGCCTGCATCACGCCGCCCACGCCCTTGAGCCCGTTGAGGAACTTCAGCCCCTGCCGGGCATAGCTGGTCACGTTGTAGAGCTTGACGATGTAGTCCTGGCCGTTGTTGGACTTGTTCTGCCAGAAGTTCAGCACCTGGCTGATCACATCGTCGGCGATGGCCTGGGCCGCACGGCCACCGCTGGCCGAACGCGCCCCTTCGGGGGAAATGCCGGCACCGCCCTGGCTCACGTTCTTGCGGCTGAGCAGGGCGCCCGTGCTGGCGTCCACGATCTTGACATCCAGAGTGGCGCTGGCGGTGTACTTGCCGCCGTCCACGCTCACCGGCTCGGCCTTGCAGGTGCCCAGCACCAGAATCTCGGCACCGTAATCGGCGGCGGCCTTCTTGGCCAGTTCGTTGAGGCCTTCGGGGTCGTTCATCAGATCTTCCAGCAGCATCATCTCCTGGCTGCGGAGCTGCTTCACCATGTCGGCGTCGACCATGTTGTAGAAGCCCTTGTCCAGGAAGGCGCTGGTCAGGGTGGCCGCGCTGGCGGGGTCGTCCACGGGAGTCTGCTGGGCCTTGGTGAGCGCGGGATCCCACCAGAACTCGTCGATCATGACCATCATCTTGGGCTTGCCCACCAGGTCCTGCAGCATGCCGATGGCGCGCAGGTCGTCGCCCAGCTTGGCCGTGTTGACCGTGGCGGAAATGGCCACCACATAGGAGCCGTGGTCTTCCTTCTCGGAGAGGATCTGGTAGTCGCTGACGAAACCCTTGGCCTGGCTGTAGATCCGGTCGTTCACCAGGGCGAAGTTCTCGACCAGGGTCTGGCTTTCGATCAGGGTGCCCAGCCCGGTCTCGACGGCCTTGCGCATCGCGTCGCGCAGCGCGGCATCCTTGGCGGCCATCTTGTTGTCGCCCTGGATCTCGGCCATGCCGGTCACCTGCACGACCTTGCCTTCCTGGGCGAAGAGCGGTTGAACGGCAGCGAACGCGAACAACAGCATCAACAGTATGCGTACCTGAGCCTTCATGAACTGCCTCCTGGATCGCGAGTGAATGACGCCGTCACGCCTCCCGGCCCACTCGGGCCATCGGCCGACGCTGCGTCGGGGCTTCCGGGGGGTGCTTTCCGCCCACCGCTTCGGCCCGCAGAGTAACGACGGCGCCCAAAGTAGGGTTTCCGTCACGGCCCGACAATCTTCGCCAGGGCCGACGACTGGCGGTCTTCAGGCTGTTGGTCCACGATCATCCAGTGGCAGGCGACGACCGGCGTCCAGATAGCCTTGGTGAAAAGCCAGTGCCCGTTCCGGATTGCGGTTGGCATAACAATAGAGACAGCCGTGCGGGCAGGAATCGTAAGTGCCCACATCCCGACTGGCGTGGCAGGCACATTGTTCGCGCGTGGGCTGGCTGCGCGGGGAGCGTCCATGGGGGCGGACGACAAGCTGTTCGCAATCCAGGCAGCGGGCTTTCTCGATGCCCGGCACGGCCAGCAGCTCATCCTCGCAGCAGGCCTGAAGGGCAATTCCCGCCTCGCGGGCGACCTGCAGCAGTTGATGCGTCAGCTCCAGGCGCTGGTCCCGGGTGGGGCTGAGGCGACGGATGCCGGTGTCGCGCTCGAGGCTCGCGAAGTTGTCCAGCACCTTGCGGTAGTCGTCGACGAAGCTGAAAATGCATCGCCCCACCTTTCCGGAGAGCGCACCGGCCAGCCGCCGGAAGCGTTCGAGAACCTGGTCCGGGCCATGAGTGTCGGTGAGCACGATCGGGTCAAAGCGCCAACTCAGACTGCGTGGCCCGTAGCGCTCGCTGAGCCGCGCCATCTGCTTCAGGGCCAGCTCGACGGGAGGATTGCGCCGCTCCAGCTCGCGGGGCATGCCGTTGAGGGTCACCTGAAAGGCTACCCGCTGGCCGAAGTGTCGGTCCAGTTCATCCAGATGGGGCAGCAGGGGCCC
Coding sequences within it:
- a CDS encoding nuclear transport factor 2 family protein; its protein translation is MTPATLVQHQLDAYNAHDLPAFLACYHDQAELFRMPEREPSMVGKAAIAERYGTQVFTVPDHHAELLGRLSSGNKVIDHERVLGLRPEPSEVFAIYEVQQGLITKVWFHTVK
- a CDS encoding DUF1848 domain-containing protein, whose amino-acid sequence is MKPILSVSRRTDIPAYYAQWWLRAVRCGHCTIPNPVSGKPVHVPLAAEHWAGVVYWTRNPGPLLPHLDELDRHFGQRVAFQVTLNGMPRELERRNPPVELALKQMARLSERYGPRSLSWRFDPIVLTDTHGPDQVLERFRRLAGALSGKVGRCIFSFVDDYRKVLDNFASLERDTGIRRLSPTRDQRLELTHQLLQVAREAGIALQACCEDELLAVPGIEKARCLDCEQLVVRPHGRSPRSQPTREQCACHASRDVGTYDSCPHGCLYCYANRNPERALAFHQGYLDAGRRLPLDDRGPTA
- a CDS encoding enoyl-CoA hydratase/isomerase family protein is translated as MNTLSLYSDAGIALIRLNRPATRNAIDDTLIAELTHTVATLNQDPELRVVILSGEGEAFCAGMDLGYLARLARFGEEENRADSRALLELLLAIRESPLPWIAAVNGPAIAGGCGLATACDLILADREKARFGYTETRIGFIPAIVSPLLVERVGMTRARDLLLSGRIVSAGTALELGLINELADPGAVLALAGSRAQALARQCSRDSLAATKSLLRRISGLELRSAMELALEDNVRLRQSASCKRGVEAFLAKQELDWRLLDRDPSSPIS